In a single window of the Luteibacter rhizovicinus DSM 16549 genome:
- a CDS encoding GH92 family glycosyl hydrolase, producing the protein MNSPQLSFYRRRALAVTLSVFALGTLSAAHAGHDTPSTSTLSPVDAANPLVGTAPLDRKEFIGNAPPPGEPLYSGMTSPGASLPQSSTDAAPVNINADLSFATGVPVAYAYGRPAMIGFTGGGSTYGARAAPMIMPVVGDWTVPPDYASSYYDKATEKASPGYYAVDLATFHTRAELTVTQWTSLMRFTFPDSHRSNVVVNLRRGGGDVAVVGDRTITGVDKGSRGNHDADGPYFIAEFSRPFAAFGTFHADVNDKGEGLGREDIQTGQRTVSGNYAGAYVTFDTKDGDQVLVRIAHGHSADEAAQRLHAADADFDSVHRKARAAWAQLFDRVEVTGGTPKQRALFYSTLYHSFASPRVVARKGEHYTDAKGQLQVAAYDLYSPVPYWDTGRNQIALLMLLQPKVVQDIMRSELERAREHGYMNTSFHGDHAVFLYDGAMQRGIPFDYAGAYEVLRKNATDPKGPRGYLAEYDKNGWISDIVPPGNPSPPYAGGKAGVATTLEYAWDDHALADLARRLGKKDDAAMFERRAGNYRNVFDPSVGFFRGRTDDGKWISPFDPAEPYYNFMMKEGSGWSTLWLVPHDVQGLMNLLGGRDAFNAKLDTFFNTPYAPKGICRDCTGVIGQYVQGNQPDQQAAYLYAWSGQPWKTQALTRRILADLYGSDATGYGYPGMDDQGSTSSWYVLSAMGFYPVDPATPDYIIGSPIFDRVRLHLGNDKVFEIDAKNNSERNIYIQSATLNGKPWTKPWFSHADIANGAKLELTMGPEPSQTWGSNPHDAPASMSPPAATH; encoded by the coding sequence ATGAATTCCCCACAGCTATCGTTCTATCGCCGCCGTGCTCTCGCGGTGACGCTTTCGGTCTTCGCGCTCGGCACCCTCAGCGCGGCCCACGCAGGCCATGACACACCGTCAACCTCCACCCTTTCGCCCGTCGATGCAGCGAATCCGCTCGTCGGCACGGCACCGCTGGACAGGAAAGAGTTCATCGGCAATGCGCCGCCACCGGGCGAGCCGCTGTATTCGGGCATGACCTCGCCCGGTGCGAGCCTGCCGCAAAGCTCGACCGACGCCGCGCCGGTCAACATCAACGCCGACCTGAGTTTCGCCACCGGCGTTCCGGTCGCGTATGCCTACGGGCGCCCCGCAATGATCGGCTTCACCGGCGGCGGCTCGACGTACGGTGCGCGCGCCGCGCCGATGATCATGCCCGTGGTCGGTGACTGGACCGTCCCGCCAGACTACGCGTCGTCGTATTACGACAAGGCGACCGAGAAAGCATCGCCCGGCTACTACGCCGTCGATCTGGCCACGTTCCACACCCGCGCCGAACTGACGGTGACGCAGTGGACCAGCCTGATGCGCTTCACCTTTCCGGACAGCCATCGGTCTAACGTGGTGGTGAACCTTCGTCGCGGCGGTGGTGACGTCGCAGTCGTCGGTGATCGCACTATCACCGGTGTCGACAAAGGAAGCCGCGGCAACCACGACGCCGATGGCCCTTATTTCATCGCGGAATTTTCGCGCCCGTTCGCCGCCTTCGGTACGTTCCACGCGGACGTCAATGACAAGGGTGAAGGGCTCGGCCGCGAAGATATCCAGACCGGCCAGCGCACGGTTTCTGGGAACTACGCGGGCGCCTACGTCACCTTCGATACGAAGGACGGCGATCAGGTGCTGGTGAGGATCGCGCACGGTCACAGTGCGGATGAGGCCGCGCAGCGGCTGCACGCAGCGGATGCCGATTTCGACAGCGTGCACCGCAAGGCGCGTGCGGCCTGGGCGCAGCTGTTCGATCGAGTCGAAGTGACTGGCGGTACGCCGAAGCAGCGCGCCTTGTTCTATTCGACGCTCTATCACTCCTTTGCCAGCCCGCGTGTCGTCGCACGCAAGGGCGAGCACTACACCGATGCCAAGGGCCAGCTTCAGGTCGCCGCGTACGATCTTTACAGTCCCGTCCCGTACTGGGACACCGGCCGTAACCAGATCGCCTTGCTGATGTTGCTCCAGCCAAAGGTGGTGCAGGACATCATGCGCTCCGAGCTGGAGCGGGCACGCGAACACGGCTACATGAACACCTCGTTCCATGGCGACCACGCCGTGTTCCTCTATGACGGCGCCATGCAGCGCGGCATTCCGTTCGACTATGCAGGCGCGTACGAGGTATTGCGCAAGAACGCGACCGATCCGAAGGGGCCGCGCGGTTACCTCGCCGAGTACGACAAGAACGGCTGGATTTCGGACATCGTGCCGCCGGGCAATCCGAGCCCACCTTATGCCGGTGGCAAGGCCGGTGTCGCGACGACCCTCGAATATGCCTGGGACGACCACGCGCTAGCCGATCTCGCCCGTCGCCTGGGCAAGAAGGACGATGCCGCGATGTTCGAGCGTCGCGCCGGCAACTACCGCAACGTCTTCGATCCCTCGGTGGGCTTCTTCCGCGGTCGTACCGACGACGGCAAGTGGATCTCGCCATTCGATCCGGCGGAGCCGTATTACAACTTCATGATGAAGGAAGGTTCGGGCTGGTCGACGCTCTGGCTGGTGCCGCACGACGTGCAGGGCCTGATGAACCTGCTCGGCGGGCGCGATGCCTTCAATGCCAAGCTCGACACGTTCTTCAACACGCCGTATGCCCCGAAGGGCATCTGCCGCGACTGCACGGGCGTGATCGGCCAGTACGTCCAGGGCAACCAGCCAGACCAGCAGGCCGCCTATCTCTATGCATGGAGCGGGCAGCCCTGGAAGACCCAGGCGCTGACCCGTCGCATCCTCGCCGATCTGTACGGCAGCGATGCCACCGGTTACGGTTATCCCGGTATGGATGATCAGGGCTCGACATCGTCGTGGTATGTGCTCAGCGCCATGGGCTTCTACCCGGTGGATCCCGCGACACCTGACTACATCATTGGCAGTCCGATCTTCGATCGCGTCCGCCTGCACCTGGGCAACGACAAGGTTTTCGAGATCGACGCAAAGAACAATTCCGAGCGGAACATCTACATCCAGTCCGCCACACTCAACGGCAAGCCCTGGACCAAACCCTGGTTCAGCCATGCCGACATCGCCAACGGCGCCAAGCTGGAACTGACCATGGGCCCGGAACCCAGTCAGACCTGGGGTAGTAACCCTCATGATGCCCCCGCATCCATGTCGCCCCCCGCCGCTACCCATTAA
- a CDS encoding glycoside hydrolase family 2 protein, translated as MTIALGAAPMAMAATDNAATWSGKPALLSTPWTAEVSPTNALPDYPRPQLARPSLDHPQWLSLNGLWQYAATDGNTAPAFGKALKDKVLVPYPIESVLSGVQKHADFMTYRRLVDIPAAFTAHGQHVRLNFGAVAQDATVYVNGKEVARHTGGYTSFSADITPALVPKGQQEIVVAVHAPVDSVNVMVGKQRLKPDGIFYTAASGIWQSVWLEPVPATSLAQIEFTPASSLDAFTVTSKVQGANDNATLHITAYADGRPVGEAKGPTGTPLHVAIAHPHLWSPQDPFLYTFKATLTQGDQHDDVTSYAGLRTIGIAKVGGLNRIVLNGKPTFLLGTLDQGYWPDGIYTAPTDAALKFDIQKTKDLGFNTIRKHIKVEPARWYYWADRIGLMVWQDMPSLPNGHNDKLSDADKAGFRTDVSAIVEQLKGETSIIGWIPFNEGWGQWSIPAAAELAAQIKKIDPSRLVNARSGANCCDTKGDPQAGDLIDIHDYQGPGLPAPDATRASMDGEHGGLTLGVAGHIWPNTAINPYGAVKDNAALNDGYVANTAVLRDKGPGIGVSGSVYTQITDVEGEHNGLYTYDRKIEKVDEGRVRKINEATIQAGGPH; from the coding sequence ATGACCATCGCCCTCGGAGCTGCTCCCATGGCCATGGCCGCGACGGATAATGCCGCCACCTGGAGCGGCAAGCCCGCTCTCCTGAGCACCCCCTGGACCGCCGAAGTCTCCCCCACCAACGCCTTGCCCGACTATCCCCGGCCCCAGTTGGCACGTCCTTCGCTGGATCACCCCCAGTGGCTGAGCCTCAACGGCCTGTGGCAGTACGCAGCCACGGACGGAAACACTGCGCCCGCGTTCGGAAAGGCCCTCAAGGACAAGGTCCTGGTCCCATACCCGATCGAGTCTGTCCTCTCAGGTGTGCAAAAGCACGCCGACTTCATGACCTACCGCCGCCTGGTGGATATCCCCGCCGCCTTCACCGCACACGGCCAGCACGTACGGCTTAACTTCGGCGCCGTCGCGCAGGACGCCACGGTTTACGTCAACGGTAAGGAAGTGGCACGCCATACGGGCGGCTATACATCCTTCAGCGCAGACATCACGCCGGCGCTCGTTCCGAAGGGCCAGCAGGAGATCGTCGTCGCCGTGCACGCGCCGGTCGACAGCGTCAACGTCATGGTGGGCAAGCAGCGCCTCAAGCCCGATGGCATCTTTTACACCGCGGCCTCGGGCATCTGGCAATCGGTGTGGCTGGAACCGGTGCCGGCAACGAGTCTGGCGCAGATCGAGTTCACTCCGGCATCCAGCCTGGATGCCTTTACCGTGACATCGAAAGTGCAGGGCGCCAACGACAACGCGACGCTGCATATCACCGCGTACGCGGATGGCAGACCGGTGGGCGAAGCGAAGGGCCCGACCGGTACGCCGCTGCATGTCGCCATCGCGCATCCGCATCTGTGGAGTCCGCAAGATCCTTTCCTCTACACCTTCAAGGCCACGCTCACCCAGGGCGATCAGCACGACGACGTCACGAGCTACGCCGGCCTGCGCACTATCGGTATCGCCAAGGTGGGCGGCCTCAATCGCATCGTGTTGAATGGCAAGCCGACCTTCCTGCTGGGCACGCTCGACCAGGGCTACTGGCCGGACGGCATCTACACCGCACCGACCGATGCGGCGCTGAAGTTCGACATCCAGAAGACGAAGGACCTCGGCTTCAACACCATCCGCAAGCACATCAAGGTCGAGCCCGCGCGCTGGTATTACTGGGCCGACCGTATCGGCCTGATGGTCTGGCAGGACATGCCCTCGCTGCCGAACGGCCACAACGACAAACTCAGCGATGCCGACAAGGCCGGTTTCCGCACCGACGTCTCGGCCATCGTCGAGCAACTGAAGGGCGAGACGTCGATCATCGGCTGGATCCCGTTCAACGAAGGCTGGGGCCAGTGGAGCATTCCGGCAGCGGCCGAGCTGGCGGCGCAGATCAAGAAGATCGACCCCTCGCGACTGGTCAATGCCCGTAGCGGCGCCAACTGCTGCGACACGAAGGGCGATCCGCAGGCCGGTGACCTCATCGACATCCACGATTATCAGGGGCCCGGTTTGCCCGCCCCCGATGCGACACGCGCTTCGATGGACGGTGAACACGGCGGCCTGACTCTCGGCGTCGCCGGACACATCTGGCCGAACACCGCCATCAACCCGTACGGCGCCGTGAAAGACAACGCCGCCTTGAACGACGGCTACGTCGCCAACACCGCCGTACTGCGTGACAAGGGTCCGGGCATCGGCGTATCCGGCAGCGTCTACACCCAGATCACCGACGTCGAAGGCGAGCACAACGGCCTATACACCTACGACCGCAAGATCGAAAAAGTAGACGAGGGCAGGGTGCGCAAGATCAACGAAGCCACGATCCAGGCAGGCGGCCCACACTGA
- a CDS encoding helix-turn-helix domain-containing protein: MPIVINLDMMLARRKVKSRALAAYVGITEQNLSLLKSSKVRGIRFGTLERICEYLDCQPGDLLEYQPGESTGDDSDEAD; the protein is encoded by the coding sequence ATGCCTATCGTCATCAATCTCGACATGATGCTCGCGCGACGCAAGGTGAAGTCGCGCGCCCTGGCCGCTTACGTGGGGATCACGGAGCAGAACCTGTCCTTGCTGAAATCAAGCAAGGTACGAGGTATTCGCTTCGGCACTCTGGAGCGCATCTGCGAATACCTCGATTGCCAGCCGGGGGATTTGTTGGAGTATCAGCCGGGGGAGTCTACGGGTGACGATTCCGACGAGGCTGATTGA
- a CDS encoding DUF2975 domain-containing protein encodes MLLVVLSNIALALPGGWETANKYVEVTRSFTKPLADHPGLLTFEIALESIICLVGLYRLVKLLRLFESGEFFSARAVRHLRAFALSLLLITLAGCFMPPLELLAGRLLGIGHVTAIALDIDSNDVWSGMISAVFFVIALIMGEAGKLAEDNGLIV; translated from the coding sequence ATGCTGCTGGTCGTGCTCTCCAACATCGCCCTGGCCTTGCCGGGCGGGTGGGAAACAGCCAACAAATACGTCGAAGTCACCCGGTCGTTCACCAAACCGCTGGCGGACCATCCCGGCTTGCTGACCTTCGAAATCGCCCTGGAATCGATCATCTGCCTGGTGGGCCTTTACCGACTGGTCAAGCTGCTACGCCTGTTCGAGAGCGGAGAGTTCTTCAGTGCGCGCGCAGTGCGTCATCTACGAGCATTCGCTCTGTCACTGCTGCTGATCACCCTCGCCGGATGCTTCATGCCGCCGCTCGAACTGCTGGCTGGACGTCTTCTCGGCATTGGCCATGTCACCGCGATCGCGTTGGACATCGACAGCAACGATGTCTGGTCGGGAATGATCAGCGCCGTGTTTTTCGTCATTGCCCTGATCATGGGCGAGGCCGGAAAGCTTGCCGAAGACAACGGCCTGATCGTGTAA
- a CDS encoding alpha/beta fold hydrolase: protein MNRDAATPDTRLAPSASTARVSYRTVDIDGVKIAYREAGARKKPTLLLLHGVPSSSRMYDGLMRKLGDRYHLIAPDYPGFGNSDAPTPANFAYTFDHLAAVIQKFTDAVGIDQYVLFMQDYGAPVGVRLAMARPSAVLGTIFQNGNVYEDGLGPIWEKRKAFWTDRAANEQAVRQTHLSVETTRARHIGTDPHVEAYDPDLWMDEYAYLNRPGQAEIQSELIFDYQYNLAAYPAWQTWLRGQQLPTLVVWGKHDLAFTVPGAEAFKRDLPNARVVILDAGHFAMDTRLDEVAEATQAFMQELL, encoded by the coding sequence ATGAATCGAGACGCCGCTACCCCCGATACCAGACTGGCGCCCTCCGCATCGACCGCACGGGTGTCCTATCGAACGGTCGACATCGATGGCGTAAAGATCGCCTATCGCGAAGCCGGCGCCAGAAAAAAGCCGACACTGCTCCTGCTGCATGGTGTCCCCAGTTCATCGAGGATGTACGACGGCCTGATGCGGAAGCTCGGCGATCGCTATCACCTGATCGCGCCCGACTATCCCGGCTTCGGCAACAGCGATGCGCCGACGCCCGCGAACTTCGCGTACACGTTCGATCACCTCGCGGCGGTCATACAGAAGTTCACGGACGCCGTGGGAATCGACCAGTACGTCTTGTTCATGCAGGACTACGGCGCGCCGGTCGGTGTGCGCCTCGCCATGGCGCGTCCGTCGGCGGTGCTGGGCACCATCTTCCAGAACGGCAACGTGTATGAAGATGGCCTCGGTCCGATCTGGGAGAAGCGCAAGGCGTTCTGGACGGATCGCGCCGCCAACGAGCAGGCAGTGCGCCAGACCCATCTGTCCGTGGAAACCACTCGTGCCCGCCACATCGGTACTGATCCGCACGTGGAGGCCTACGATCCCGACCTCTGGATGGATGAATACGCCTACCTCAATCGTCCTGGCCAGGCGGAGATCCAGTCCGAACTGATCTTCGACTACCAGTACAACCTTGCGGCGTATCCGGCCTGGCAGACGTGGCTACGCGGGCAGCAGCTGCCGACGCTGGTCGTATGGGGTAAGCATGATCTGGCGTTCACGGTCCCTGGGGCCGAAGCGTTCAAACGCGATCTTCCGAACGCGCGCGTAGTCATTCTAGACGCAGGGCATTTCGCCATGGATACCCGACTGGACGAGGTCGCGGAAGCGACACAGGCGTTTATGCAGGAGCTGCTGTAA
- a CDS encoding CPBP family intramembrane glutamic endopeptidase: MTAKSEAALKDIAWFLFWLVVFSAPIDAFSVYLGYTTPMISRITMWAPGAAALVTCLIRRIRIDSLGWHWPKWNVIGWSYFLPWFYALPVYFLAWLLIPGALDWPAFVAQSAQPYHVVNHAGLFAAAFSIPTTLVFAFLSTMMWALGEELGWRGFLQPRMGAWLGTTKGALVVGLIWAAWHYPVLLGADYNSGTPPAYALTCFTLTVVSMAVISGWLRTVSASIWPSVVLHAIHNTLIQAVLDAMTNTHGNAPYVTTEFGFGMTLTMAATAFVVARTCAKRNPTGVAA; the protein is encoded by the coding sequence ATGACCGCAAAGTCTGAAGCCGCCCTCAAAGACATCGCCTGGTTCCTTTTCTGGCTGGTCGTATTTAGTGCACCCATCGACGCTTTCAGTGTCTACCTGGGCTACACGACACCGATGATCTCCCGCATCACGATGTGGGCACCGGGGGCGGCCGCACTCGTGACCTGCCTCATCCGTCGTATTCGTATCGACAGCCTCGGTTGGCACTGGCCGAAGTGGAATGTCATCGGATGGAGTTACTTCCTGCCGTGGTTCTACGCATTGCCGGTTTATTTCCTGGCATGGCTGCTCATACCGGGTGCGCTGGACTGGCCGGCCTTCGTCGCGCAGTCCGCGCAGCCGTATCACGTCGTCAACCATGCAGGGCTCTTCGCCGCCGCGTTCAGCATTCCCACGACGCTGGTCTTCGCCTTCCTCTCGACCATGATGTGGGCTCTCGGGGAAGAACTCGGCTGGCGCGGCTTCCTTCAGCCTCGGATGGGCGCGTGGCTCGGAACGACGAAGGGTGCGTTGGTCGTCGGGCTTATCTGGGCCGCCTGGCATTACCCAGTGCTTCTCGGCGCCGACTACAACAGCGGCACCCCGCCCGCCTACGCCCTCACCTGCTTCACGCTCACGGTGGTCAGCATGGCGGTGATCAGCGGCTGGCTACGCACCGTTTCAGCCAGCATCTGGCCAAGCGTCGTGTTGCACGCCATCCACAACACCCTGATCCAGGCTGTTCTCGATGCGATGACGAATACGCATGGAAACGCCCCGTATGTCACGACGGAATTCGGCTTCGGCATGACGCTGACCATGGCGGCCACGGCGTTCGTTGTCGCGCGGACGTGCGCGAAGAGAAACCCGACTGGCGTCGCGGCCTGA
- a CDS encoding alpha/beta fold hydrolase: MNKKIALAILATLAGTIGSAHAQSAQPLPPQTTLSTTASQDPLGPLKHIRAGVLDVAYAELGPANGPVVILLHGWPYDIHSYEDVAPALAAKGYRVLVPYARGYGETRFLSADTLRNAEPAALGQDVIDFMDALHVKRAVFGGFDWGARSADIVAALWPERVKALVSVSGYLIGSQEAGQAPLPPDAEYQWWYQFYFTTERGELGYAKNHHDFAKLIWKNASPKWNFDDATYERSAQALENPDHVAITIHNYRWRLNLAKGEAKYDGLEKRLAQAPKISVPTITLEGDANGAPHPKPEAYARQFTGKYEFRLITGGIGHNLPEEAPEAFTKAVIDADHL; this comes from the coding sequence ATGAATAAGAAGATCGCCCTGGCCATCCTGGCCACCCTCGCTGGCACGATCGGCAGCGCGCACGCCCAGTCGGCGCAGCCATTGCCGCCGCAGACAACCCTTTCGACGACCGCCTCGCAAGACCCCCTGGGCCCGCTGAAGCACATCCGTGCCGGCGTGCTGGACGTCGCCTATGCCGAGCTCGGTCCGGCGAACGGTCCCGTCGTGATTCTCCTGCACGGCTGGCCGTACGACATTCACAGCTATGAGGATGTGGCCCCTGCCCTCGCCGCGAAGGGCTACCGGGTGCTGGTGCCGTATGCACGCGGCTACGGTGAGACCCGTTTCCTTTCCGCCGACACCCTGCGTAATGCCGAGCCTGCCGCACTGGGTCAGGACGTCATCGATTTCATGGACGCGCTGCACGTCAAGCGCGCGGTCTTCGGTGGCTTCGACTGGGGCGCACGCTCGGCCGATATCGTTGCGGCGTTGTGGCCGGAACGCGTGAAAGCGCTGGTCAGCGTGAGCGGATACCTCATTGGTAGCCAGGAAGCCGGTCAGGCGCCGCTGCCTCCGGACGCCGAATACCAGTGGTGGTATCAGTTCTACTTCACCACCGAGCGTGGCGAGCTTGGCTACGCGAAGAACCATCACGACTTCGCCAAGCTGATCTGGAAGAACGCCTCACCGAAGTGGAACTTTGACGACGCGACCTACGAGCGTAGCGCCCAGGCGCTAGAGAATCCGGACCATGTCGCTATCACCATCCACAATTACCGCTGGCGGTTGAACCTCGCCAAGGGCGAAGCGAAGTACGACGGCCTGGAGAAGCGGCTGGCTCAGGCGCCGAAGATTTCAGTGCCGACGATCACGCTGGAGGGAGATGCCAACGGCGCGCCGCATCCGAAGCCGGAGGCGTATGCCAGGCAGTTCACCGGGAAGTATGAGTTCCGGCTGATTACCGGTGGGATCGGGCACAACTTGCCAGAGGAAGCGCCGGAAGCATTCACCAAGGCCGTGATCGACGCCGATCACCTTTGA
- a CDS encoding alpha/beta fold hydrolase has protein sequence MKRCLVATLALGLAALMWGSLAVSADTPALSPTQGPSLSPSCTGKPSKVDDSGFVVIGGIEQWVTAKGDSCANPIILFISGGPGNPLSGLSDSIYGAGQRDFIVVQWDQRGSGMTYGRSPPAPGEKLTIERMAQDGNELAAYLAKRYGKRKVILWGSSWGSILAVHMAKAHPELFYAYVGTSQVVNSIETQAASYKKLMALATSDNDTASLAVLNGVGSPPWTDPRSFGKVRRVIRKYEAKVTLPPPSTWHRAAAYTTEKAEDDYEAGEDYSFMNFVGMHGDGMLSQVDLPKLGTDFAIPVYFVEGAHDLLAPPEMARHYYESITAPDKGWVLLEHSGHDPNQEVVDAEYKVLREKVLPLTQVK, from the coding sequence ATGAAACGTTGCTTGGTGGCGACGCTGGCCCTCGGGCTGGCCGCCTTGATGTGGGGTTCACTGGCCGTTTCCGCTGACACACCTGCGCTGAGCCCGACGCAAGGGCCGAGCCTCTCCCCGTCGTGCACGGGCAAACCATCCAAGGTCGACGATTCGGGCTTCGTCGTCATCGGCGGCATCGAACAATGGGTCACCGCCAAAGGCGACAGTTGCGCCAATCCGATCATCCTCTTCATAAGCGGCGGCCCGGGCAATCCACTCAGTGGCCTTTCCGACAGCATCTACGGTGCCGGGCAACGCGACTTCATCGTGGTCCAGTGGGATCAGCGCGGCTCCGGCATGACCTATGGTCGTAGCCCGCCCGCACCGGGCGAGAAGCTCACCATCGAGCGCATGGCGCAGGACGGCAACGAGCTCGCTGCCTATCTGGCCAAGCGGTATGGCAAGCGGAAAGTCATCCTGTGGGGCAGTTCCTGGGGCTCGATACTGGCCGTCCATATGGCCAAGGCGCATCCCGAACTGTTTTACGCCTATGTAGGCACATCCCAGGTCGTCAATTCGATCGAGACCCAGGCGGCGAGTTACAAGAAGCTCATGGCGCTGGCTACCAGCGATAACGACACGGCTTCCCTCGCGGTACTCAATGGCGTTGGATCGCCGCCATGGACCGACCCACGTAGCTTCGGCAAGGTCCGTCGCGTCATCCGCAAGTACGAGGCGAAGGTGACGCTGCCGCCACCATCTACCTGGCACAGGGCAGCGGCCTATACGACCGAAAAGGCGGAGGACGACTATGAGGCCGGCGAAGACTATTCGTTCATGAACTTCGTCGGGATGCATGGCGACGGCATGCTGTCGCAGGTCGACCTGCCAAAACTCGGGACCGACTTCGCCATACCGGTGTACTTCGTCGAAGGCGCACACGACCTGCTGGCACCGCCGGAAATGGCTCGGCACTACTACGAGAGCATCACCGCGCCGGATAAGGGCTGGGTGCTTCTTGAGCACTCAGGGCACGATCCGAACCAGGAAGTGGTGGATGCGGAGTACAAAGTTCTGCGCGAGAAGGTCCTACCGCTGACCCAGGTGAAGTGA
- a CDS encoding cupin domain-containing protein, translating to MFSPTALAAAFDRVQDYWSPKVIGQVNDQLLKAAKLKGELVWHAHDGQDELFYIVKGSLRIDFEDGAVDLKEGDFLTVPSGVRHNPVAADECWVLLIEPASTLHTGDEVTSRTRSLAEQMS from the coding sequence ATGTTTTCCCCCACCGCTCTTGCTGCCGCCTTCGATCGCGTCCAGGACTACTGGTCACCCAAGGTGATCGGCCAGGTCAACGACCAGTTACTCAAGGCGGCGAAGCTCAAGGGTGAGCTCGTCTGGCACGCCCACGATGGCCAGGACGAGCTCTTCTATATCGTGAAAGGATCGCTGCGCATCGATTTCGAGGATGGCGCCGTGGACCTGAAGGAGGGCGACTTCCTCACCGTCCCGAGCGGTGTTCGCCACAATCCGGTCGCCGCCGACGAATGCTGGGTGTTGTTGATCGAGCCGGCGAGCACGTTGCACACCGGAGACGAAGTGACCTCGCGCACGCGCAGTCTGGCCGAACAGATGAGCTGA
- a CDS encoding class I SAM-dependent methyltransferase — protein sequence MHTGEQYHAVIQTSPRDRQVRERFQSIALDLLPQGADVLDFGAGTGIDAKVFAAHGHRTFVYEPSDAMKGYLAQHCQDEIARDAVTTVSLPLTCKVHGVTANFAVLNHIPEQAALFEDLAAVVQPGGFVLASMLNPFYLGDARYAWWRANLLNLIRDGSYGIASESRIHRFTPRAVTRAAAPHFRLERLEPRGLGLATRLYMFLLFRRV from the coding sequence ATGCATACCGGGGAGCAATACCACGCCGTCATCCAGACCTCCCCGCGCGACCGGCAGGTACGCGAGCGCTTCCAGTCCATCGCGCTGGACCTGCTTCCCCAGGGCGCGGACGTGCTGGATTTCGGTGCGGGAACCGGTATCGACGCCAAGGTATTCGCCGCCCACGGCCATCGGACCTTCGTTTACGAGCCGTCCGATGCCATGAAAGGCTACCTGGCGCAGCACTGCCAGGACGAGATCGCCCGCGACGCCGTGACCACGGTGTCCTTGCCGTTGACCTGCAAGGTCCACGGGGTCACGGCGAACTTCGCGGTCCTCAATCACATCCCGGAGCAGGCGGCGCTCTTCGAAGATCTCGCTGCCGTGGTCCAGCCGGGTGGCTTCGTCCTGGCCAGCATGCTCAATCCGTTCTACCTGGGCGATGCGCGCTATGCCTGGTGGCGGGCGAACCTCCTGAACCTGATTCGGGACGGCAGTTACGGCATTGCCAGTGAAAGCCGTATCCATCGTTTCACCCCGCGTGCGGTGACGCGCGCCGCCGCCCCTCACTTCCGGCTCGAACGCCTGGAGCCTCGAGGACTCGGATTGGCCACGCGGCTCTATATGTTCCTGCTCTTTCGGCGGGTGTGA
- a CDS encoding flavin reductase: MASLNPLVIATSVDAGQHPVLEYRDNESGKLLGALHLVRDASDIGATSLAFYRVASGDHHCLSVPRRSWNAWLQNRMMRKNRSSNGLNTDPVAVQQLMIAYLCPKPVVLVSVNTDGHQNIFPMDLIGPLDRRGYFSLALRTTNVSVPILREARRVALSHVPATMKQVVYRLSEHHKQALTDWSALPFAVRSSREFGIPVVAEARRVQELTIVHSQEIGLHTFFVCRVVSDETGVHVAQLHHTAGFHQAHRLRRRVPFAEV, encoded by the coding sequence GTGGCCTCGCTCAATCCGCTGGTCATCGCGACGAGTGTCGATGCGGGCCAGCATCCCGTTCTCGAATACCGCGACAACGAGAGCGGGAAACTTCTGGGTGCGCTCCATCTGGTCAGGGACGCTTCGGATATCGGGGCGACGTCGCTCGCGTTTTATCGCGTGGCATCCGGTGATCACCACTGCCTCAGCGTGCCGCGGCGTTCATGGAATGCCTGGCTGCAGAACCGGATGATGCGAAAGAACCGCTCGTCGAATGGCCTGAACACGGATCCCGTGGCGGTCCAGCAGTTGATGATCGCCTACCTGTGCCCGAAGCCGGTGGTGCTGGTCTCCGTGAACACGGACGGCCACCAGAACATCTTCCCGATGGATCTGATCGGACCGCTCGACCGCCGTGGCTATTTTTCGCTCGCGCTGCGCACGACTAACGTTTCCGTACCGATCCTGCGCGAAGCCCGCCGGGTTGCCCTGTCCCATGTTCCCGCAACGATGAAGCAAGTCGTCTACCGTCTCAGCGAGCATCACAAACAGGCACTTACCGACTGGAGCGCGCTACCGTTTGCTGTTCGGTCGTCACGGGAGTTCGGCATCCCGGTCGTGGCCGAGGCGCGGCGTGTTCAGGAGCTGACGATCGTGCATAGCCAGGAGATCGGTTTGCACACATTTTTCGTCTGTCGCGTCGTGTCCGATGAGACGGGCGTGCACGTTGCACAACTGCACCATACGGCTGGCTTTCACCAGGCGCATCGGCTCCGGCGACGCGTGCCGTTTGCCGAGGTCTAG